The bacterium genome segment CGCCATGATAACAGGTGTGCTTACCGGCGACAGCGTGATGAACGCCTATCCGGTTTACGAGTTCAACATACCCATCTCCATGCCCTGCCAGATCGGCCAAGGGTACATATCCATCCAGGCCAGCGGCGACACGACTTGCGAGTTCCTGTGGATCACTGCGCCCGATGACGGCGATCCGGGAGGGATGCAGGGATGGTTCGGCACAGGGTGGGGCCAGCTCTCCTACGACCTGAGCCTCTGTCTGGTCGGGGACACGGTCGCTGTCCCCGAGTGCCCGCCAGACACAGCCTTCTTCTCACAGCCGCCGACCGGTCAGCAAGATTGGTGGATGGCCCTGTCGGATGAGCACTCCGGCGTGTGGTGCGCGGACAACTTCTCGGCCACCGGCCATGCGGTCGCCGGGCTTCGATTCTATGGCTGCAGCATGGACCAGACGTATATGGTGTGCGCGGAGAATCCCCTGGACTTCACCATCATCTTCCGCGAGGACAGCCTTGGATACCCGGGAGCCGTAGTCTGCGTCCGCACTGCCTCGCTACCCGGCCGTTTCACCGGCCTCTTCTACTCCGGTCTGCCTCTCTATGAATTCACGGCCATGTTCTCGACGCCCTGCTGCGTGGAAGACGGATGGGTGACCGTGGAGGCCGGAGGCGACACCACGTGCATGTTCTGGTGGTTGAGCTCCGGAGATCCGCCGGCGGGATCTTCACTCCAGTGGCTCGGCGCGTGGGCCGAGTTGCCGTGGGGCTTGAGCCTCTGTATCTTTGGAGACACTCTGATCTTGCCCGAATGCCCAGTGGACAGCACCGTCTTCGGGCAAACGCCAAGCGACCCGTGTGGAACCTGGAACTCCTTTGGCAGCGACAGCACCTCCGGCGTCAAGGTCGTGGATGATTTCTGGGGACTGAGTCAGCCCATCACAGAAGTTGATTTCTGGGGGACACACCTGAGCTGGCCGATTGACTGCGATCCATTGCCGATGACCGCCCGAATCTTGTTCTATCAGGACGCGGGTGGGCAGCCCGGCGCACAGGTGTGCTCAAGCGACGTGGCAGTCACATCGGAACCGACAGACATTGAGTACGACAACTGGACGCTGTATCATCATCGAGCGATCCTGCCCGCTCCGTGCAACATATCCGCAGGCTGGGTGTCGGTGTACAACGTCAGCGGTCCGGGCTGTTATTTCTACTGGCAGTCTTCGGGGCCATCCGGAGGCGGCACGTCGCTGCAATGGTGGCCCCATCCGGACAATGTGTGGCACGAATGGCCCCATGATCTCAGTGTTTGCCTTGTCAGCGGCGAAGGAGTAGCGCTGGTCACGGGACTGGTCTATTACCACGTGAACGATGCGCCGGTTGGCGGATTGGTGATGGATATCACGCCCGGCGATTCGGTGGTAACGGTCGGCACGGGTGCGTACGACTTTCCGGCTTTGATCGTCGGCACGACCTATCAAGTGACGCCGAGCTGCAGCAGCGAGATTGATTGTGACGGAGCGATCAGTTTCTACGATGCGTCATTGGCAGCCCAGTACGCGATCGGTCTCATCACGTTGGATACGCTGGAGCAGCGAGCGGGAGACGTTTCCGGCAATGGGGATGTGACGTTCTACGATGCATCGCTGATCGCGCAGTACGCGATCGGCCTCATCACCGATTTCCCCTCTCCCTGTCGCTGGCAGTTCGCTCCCTCAAGTCGGTTGTACGATCCCCTGCTGTCGGACCAGTATGCTCAAGACTATGTCGGTATCTGTCTGGGCGACGTGTCGAGCAATTGGGCACCACTCATGCTCGCCGAGGCTCCGCTTCCCGAAGCGGCGGCGCTGTCGCTGAGACCGGGGGGCTTGGTGGCGGCGAAGAACGTAATCGAACGCACGGCATATTCGATTCAATTCGACTGCACGTACGATCCGGCCACCACCCGCTTCGTGAGCGCAACGCTGGCGGACGGGATAACCGACTGGTATCTGTTCACCCGCGAAGAGACTGGTGTAATACACATCGGCGCGTTCGGGATCACACCGGTTGAAATGACCCGCGAGATCATTTTACTCCGCTTCGCGTCGCTTCACGAGGACGTCGGTGTCCTTGCTCTGGAAATTGGCGGCTATCGGGTGAACGACTCGGCACCTCTTTCGGGTACGGTGACCTTGTCGCTTGAGGAGGCTCCACACGAGTACGCGCTCGATCAGAACTATCCAAATCCGTTCAATGCGACGACTCGCATCCGCTACGGTCTGCCCGAAAGATCGCACGTCAAGCTGACGCTCTACAATTCGCTTGGCGCACAAGTGGCCGTACTGGTGGACGCCCTGCAAGAGGCCGACTACTACTCGATAAACTATGACGCATCGCGCCTCGCCTCGGGAATTTATTTCTATCGGCTTGACGCCGGAGGATTCCACAAGATTCGCAAAATGGTACTGCTCAAGTGAAGCACCGAGAGGACCTTGAAATGACGCAGACTCTTATCTGCTCTTCAGCCGCCCGGTACTCCCGGTCGCGGCGGATTGCCAATCCCAACACCGACCTTCCCGCAGGAGGGATATCTTCCATGAGAGTGCTTTACACGAGTATCCTGTTGAGTGTTGCGATGCTCTGTTCTTCGGCCACGGCCGATGTTCTGGTTACTCTCCCCGATACTTCGGCTTGCCGGGACAGCGTGCTCTGCATCCCGATTACGGTAGGAGACGTGACAGGCCAGAACGTGGTAGCCTTCTCCTGTTCGTTGAATTTCAACCCGGCGGTCGTCAATGTGGCTACACCTCATTTCAATACCGCCGGAGGACTGGTGGCGGGTTGGACGATTCTCGATACTGTGAACAATGGGGCGGGCTGGCTTAAGATCGGCGGTTTCGGAACTACACCGCTAACGGGTTCGGGACAACTTCTCTGCCTGAACTTCAGGGTTCTGCCGGGCGCGGCGGGCGGAGCGGTGAGTCCTTTGAATTTCGCGAGGTTTGTATTCAACGAGGGCACTCCCGCGGCGAACGTCACCAGTGGCAGCTTCACGGCCCGATACCCTGCCCCGGCTCAGGTCACGGATGTCATAGCCGGCAACAACCTCTGCGATCGCATCCACATTACCTGGGAGCCGGCGCCACACGCTGACGGTCAAGAGCTTTTCCGAGACGACATTCTCGTCCTTACGATGGGGCCTTCTCAATGGGGATGGGACGACCATGGCGCTTCGGTCGGTACCCACCAATACAAAGTTAGGGCGTTTAACTCGTGCGGCTACGGACCGTTCTCGGCAACGGTATCGGGCACGCGCCTCGGAATTCCGGCGGCGCCGTCACCGGTGGTGGCTTCGGATACTTCCTGCACGTCGGTCTGGATCACGTGGCAGGACGTGGCGGGCGAGACGTCCTACCAAGTCAATCGCGGTGCCGTTCCCATCGGCTTGTCGCTGCCTGCCAACACGACGTCCTTCCGGGACACCACGGGCACACCGGGAACGACCTACCAATATATCGTGCTGGCGGTCAATGTATGTGGCAATACC includes the following:
- a CDS encoding choice-of-anchor J domain-containing protein, translated to MKRRVFSIAAAVLLCGLGVVLVRAALTSRTPPPSLRSEETRPGLAEQMKLPTTPSASQRKGGGLQVLTSDMQPPSRVSTLPPAPDLPGSRITAPPRVEREPTTMEKKPEPLTFDPQLLSARAPEPNRPSALDMSKSAPTLPESPALFPRRDRDRSLDFVMFAEGFEDSTMPPWGWSRRITSAGGPLCTWHVTTGGALEGNRYAQVVWSLDPQDEWLISPTVDLSSGGPWTLSFWWIARYYWAVQLNNCDMQLRISTDGGLTWDPTVLWVEDSVGVFTTWAWYFASVDLTSYSSYSAVKFAWRYVGADGDNVGLDYIVLADCSAEPQPGDSIEVAENRSDTTFYRTDPDGGCNSTPPRWGHTVCGRTIYGRCFTYDHSGYDYRDLDWYLFRLTESQWVRARVTTRFPAAVHIVSLLDTVCSGYTYVYELGEPCDEVVLDAGCLPAGYYALVVAPSVFAGIEQPSPYRAKLECSPCNTRGETCENAIVILSLPFYATDSTNGHVNDYDEVCPYSGSLSPDVVYEFTPDADMLITVDLCLSDDYDTKVYIYEGSCVQGTAIACNDDICGLNTFRSYLGDVPVRRWQTYYIVVDGYGSQAGVYDLTITSSAPAMCPPNSMHGQVPSMAGALTSDMAIGWQCAQYYDVDYAITEIHFWGIMAHWNPNSVQWYTCTTPEIPMPFLISMYTLDLATSPVKMCEQYAMITGVLTGDSVMNAYPVYEFNIPISMPCQIGQGYISIQASGDTTCEFLWITAPDDGDPGGMQGWFGTGWGQLSYDLSLCLVGDTVAVPECPPDTAFFSQPPTGQQDWWMALSDEHSGVWCADNFSATGHAVAGLRFYGCSMDQTYMVCAENPLDFTIIFREDSLGYPGAVVCVRTASLPGRFTGLFYSGLPLYEFTAMFSTPCCVEDGWVTVEAGGDTTCMFWWLSSGDPPAGSSLQWLGAWAELPWGLSLCIFGDTLILPECPVDSTVFGQTPSDPCGTWNSFGSDSTSGVKVVDDFWGLSQPITEVDFWGTHLSWPIDCDPLPMTARILFYQDAGGQPGAQVCSSDVAVTSEPTDIEYDNWTLYHHRAILPAPCNISAGWVSVYNVSGPGCYFYWQSSGPSGGGTSLQWWPHPDNVWHEWPHDLSVCLVSGEGVALVTGLVYYHVNDAPVGGLVMDITPGDSVVTVGTGAYDFPALIVGTTYQVTPSCSSEIDCDGAISFYDASLAAQYAIGLITLDTLEQRAGDVSGNGDVTFYDASLIAQYAIGLITDFPSPCRWQFAPSSRLYDPLLSDQYAQDYVGICLGDVSSNWAPLMLAEAPLPEAAALSLRPGGLVAAKNVIERTAYSIQFDCTYDPATTRFVSATLADGITDWYLFTREETGVIHIGAFGITPVEMTREIILLRFASLHEDVGVLALEIGGYRVNDSAPLSGTVTLSLEEAPHEYALDQNYPNPFNATTRIRYGLPERSHVKLTLYNSLGAQVAVLVDALQEADYYSINYDASRLASGIYFYRLDAGGFHKIRKMVLLK